The Haploplasma axanthum region TTAGAGGGTAAGAGTAAAATACCATATGAAGAGGTTAAAAAACTGATTAAGTATGGAGAAATTGCTCGTTTTGACAAGCGAGAACAAAAAGAAGTTTTGAACCACGTGAATTGTTATAATCAAATTTTAAAGTGGACATCAGCAAAGAAAGATTTAACAGAAGATATGATAAAAGATCTTCATGAAATGTTAATGAAAGATATTCTTGTTGGTGGTGTCTATCGGAATGTTAATATTCAAATACTAGGAGCAATCCATCAACCACCTGATTACATTAAAGTTTATGATCGAATGAAGAAATTATTTTCAGATCAAGATTTAGATAATATGAATTATTTTGACAAAGGTATATATCTTCATGCAATGATTGCTAAGATTCATCCTTTTTTGGATGGTAATGGAAGATTAACAAGATTAATCTTAAACTTTTATTTAATAAAATCAGGTCATATTCCAATAACCATTCCATTAGATAGTAGAACTGAATATTTTAATGCTATTGATATTTTTAAAGAACAAAAAGATATTATGCCATTAAAATTATTTATAAAAAACATGCTTAATAAAAGATATGAAGAATTAATTGATGAATTAGAGGTAGAGTGCTAAAAAATGCACTCTTTTTTTGTAAATATGGTAAAATTAGATGTAGGTGATTAGAATGCCAAAAATAGGAAATATAAATGAACTAAAGGTTCTAAGAGAAACAGATATAAGTTTTATGCTTGATTCAGATGAAGGAGAAATCTTCTTACATAAAAACGAATCAAATTATCAAAAGTTAAAAGCTGGAAATGTAGTTTCAGCATTTTTATACTATGATCAAGATGGTAGATTAGCTGCTACCTTAAAAACCCCCTTAATAACAACGTCAAAACCAGCATTATTAGAGGTTGGAGATATTGTTAGTAAATTAGGTGTTTTTTTACGTATGGGAATTAGTAAAGATCTATTGTTATCAAAAGATGATTTACCCCTTAATAAAAAGGAATGGCCCCAAGTGGGAGATAAATTATTTGTTAAATTAAATGTTAAAGGTAGATTGGTTGCTAAAATTGTTGATTTAAAAGAAGTTGAAAGAAAAGAAACTTTG contains the following coding sequences:
- a CDS encoding Fic family protein, giving the protein MEKDLLEMHKNHLKNLMHEKRITDISFFNECFLPAYTYDAVSLEGKSKIPYEEVKKLIKYGEIARFDKREQKEVLNHVNCYNQILKWTSAKKDLTEDMIKDLHEMLMKDILVGGVYRNVNIQILGAIHQPPDYIKVYDRMKKLFSDQDLDNMNYFDKGIYLHAMIAKIHPFLDGNGRLTRLILNFYLIKSGHIPITIPLDSRTEYFNAIDIFKEQKDIMPLKLFIKNMLNKRYEELIDELEVEC
- a CDS encoding S1-like domain-containing RNA-binding protein, whose translation is MPKIGNINELKVLRETDISFMLDSDEGEIFLHKNESNYQKLKAGNVVSAFLYYDQDGRLAATLKTPLITTSKPALLEVGDIVSKLGVFLRMGISKDLLLSKDDLPLNKKEWPQVGDKLFVKLNVKGRLVAKIVDLKEVERKETLAINDEKEFYVQRIGEQGLNLVSEDLEIIFVHNSMYRGNYHLGEKVVVKVIGESDKGYSGSLVKQKELLRFDDAEEIMNYLKRYKKLPLTSKSSSEEVNVYFDMSKKAFKRALGLLYKERKVDFTETETILIDGEKNER